Part of the Blastocatellia bacterium genome, CGTTGACCGCGGCGAAGTCATCATCCGCCGCTCTGCAATCAAGCGCCGGTACCTGCCTGTCACTCAGACTGTCGAGCCGGTCTTTCTCATCAAGCTGGCCAGCGGCGTTGACGCGACCTTGATTGACGCCGCGACGGATGCGGGCGCGCGCGGGCTGGTCATCGAGGCGCTCGGACGCGGTAACGTGCCGCCGGCGACGCTCAAGGGTCTGCGCCGCGCCGTCGAGCGCCGCCTGCCGGTCGTGCTGGTGTCGCGCTGCCTGCGGGGCCGCGTCTTTGACAGCTACGGCTATGAAGGCGGCGGCAAGCAACTGCGCGAGATGGGTCTCATCTTCGCCGACTTCTTGAATGGCCAGAAGGCGCGCCTCAAACTGTCGCTCGCCTTGAGCCTGACCGATGACCCGGATGAAATCCGCGCCTTCTTTTAATTGCTTGTGGCACATTTGTCGCTTGCGTTTTCGAACGGGCGTTCGATAGAATAGAGCCATAAGCAGGAGCTATTGATTTCGACCGGAGGCGCAAGATGGCTGCAACCTACACGACCGAGACAATCACGCCGAAGTACCACGACGCCATAGTGGACTGGCAGCGGCGCAACTTCTCAGACCTCGCCCTTCTGGAAAAATACTGGGGCGATTACTTCAAAGGCGTGACGCCTTTTGAACTGGTCGCCAAGGTTGGCCAGACGAAATCCGACACCATCGAAGTCGGCCAGTACGCCGGGCGGCGGCGTTTCGAGCGCGCCAAAGAGATGGTCGGCAACACCTTCTTTAGCGCCCGCGATATCATCCGCGCCCAGTGCTCGACCGAGCTGGGCTCGATTCAGCAACACCGCGAAACGCTCGACCAGGCCGTAAGCGATAAGAGCAAGTTCGCCGTCCTCCGCATCATGGCCGAAGAGCTGCGCCACGCCTACCAGATGATCTGGGTGCTGGATCAAGACCCATCGTGGAAGAAGCCAGGGCTCGGCGACGTCGCCAAGCAGACGATTGAGGAGTTGCTGGCGATGGAACTGGGCGGCCACGTTCTTGACGCCTTCAACATTGACTTCGGCGATTTTCTCGACAACATCACCTACGCGACGGTGATCGATCTGGTCGGTAAATATCAGTTGGAGATGCAGCAGGTCTTCAGCTACGCGCCGATGGCCCGCAGCATGGGGCCGATGCTACAGGAAGAAGCCTTCCACCTGGGCAGCGGGCGCACAGTGTTGCGTGAGATTGGCCAGATGGCGGCGCGCGGCGAGGGCGATTACAGCGTCGAAGACATTCAGCGCGCCTTGAATCTCTGGGTGCCGCGCGGCCTGGAGATGTTCGGCAACGAGCACGGCGGCGAAACCGCGATGACCTTCGGCTTCAAGGACAAGACCAACGGCGTGGCGCAGGACGAGTATTACGAAGAGGTGCGCGGCGTCATCCGCAACGTCAACATCGCCATCATTCAAGAGCGCCTTGCCGGCAGCTCGCGTGAAGAGGCGCGGGCGGCGCTCGACGAGATTGAGCGCAGCGGCGACCCGCAAAAGGGGATCAAGCCGGAAGAGCTGCTGCGGGTGCCGAGCAAGAGCTTCTTCCGCAAGCGCGGCCCGGAAGAGGTCGTCTTCAAGCCGTTCGATTACCACGGTCAG contains:
- a CDS encoding Phenylacetic acid catabolic protein, with translation MAATYTTETITPKYHDAIVDWQRRNFSDLALLEKYWGDYFKGVTPFELVAKVGQTKSDTIEVGQYAGRRRFERAKEMVGNTFFSARDIIRAQCSTELGSIQQHRETLDQAVSDKSKFAVLRIMAEELRHAYQMIWVLDQDPSWKKPGLGDVAKQTIEELLAMELGGHVLDAFNIDFGDFLDNITYATVIDLVGKYQLEMQQVFSYAPMARSMGPMLQEEAFHLGSGRTVLREIGQMAARGEGDYSVEDIQRALNLWVPRGLEMFGNEHGGETAMTFGFKDKTNGVAQDEYYEEVRGVIRNVNIAIIQERLAGSSREEARAALDEIERSGDPQKGIKPEELLRVPSKSFFRKRGPEEVVFKPFDYHGQLLTENGQVLTPEAYLNYLAAVLPAKFIGSREYHKFVAQLREYHGLN